A genomic region of Chryseobacterium sp. KACC 21268 contains the following coding sequences:
- the fsa gene encoding fructose-6-phosphate aldolase: MKFFIDTANLDQIREANDLGILDGVTTNPSLMAKEGISGKEAILQHYKNICEIVEGDISAEVLSTTYEEMIAEGEILAAIHSNIVVKIPMIKDGVKALKYFSNKGIKTNCTLIFSAGQALLAAKAGASYVSPFLGRLDDISTDSLNLIEEIRLIFDNYGFETEILAASVRNSMHIINCAKIGADVVTCPIQPILSLLKHPLTDSGLEQFIKDSQKMQ, encoded by the coding sequence ATGAAATTTTTTATTGACACAGCCAATTTAGATCAAATCAGAGAAGCTAACGATTTGGGAATCTTAGATGGTGTAACAACAAATCCATCATTGATGGCAAAAGAAGGCATCAGCGGAAAAGAAGCAATCCTTCAGCATTACAAAAATATCTGTGAAATTGTTGAAGGCGATATTTCAGCAGAAGTGCTTTCCACAACTTATGAAGAAATGATTGCAGAAGGCGAAATTCTTGCCGCCATTCATTCAAACATCGTTGTAAAAATCCCGATGATAAAAGATGGCGTAAAAGCGCTAAAATATTTTTCAAACAAAGGCATCAAAACAAATTGTACCTTGATCTTCTCAGCTGGACAAGCACTTTTGGCCGCAAAAGCTGGAGCAAGTTACGTTTCACCGTTTTTAGGAAGATTGGATGATATTTCGACAGATAGTTTGAATCTGATTGAAGAGATCAGATTGATTTTTGATAATTACGGCTTCGAAACTGAAATTCTGGCGGCTTCCGTAAGAAACAGTATGCATATTATCAATTGTGCAAAAATTGGTGCCGATGTCGTGACTTGTCCGATCCAGCCAATTCTTTCTTTGTTAAAACATCCTTTGACGGATTCCGGATTGGAGCAATTTATCAAGGATTCACAAAAAATGCAGTAA
- a CDS encoding transketolase, with the protein MSHDISKLQHIASQVRRDIVRMVHACQSGHPGGSLGCTDFLVALYFDVMKRKDGFDMNAKDEDAFYLSNGHISPVFYSVLAHAGYFEKSELATFRKLNSRLQGHPTTHEGLPGIRIASGSLGQGLSVAIGHAVGKKLDKDENLIFSLHGDGELQEGQNWEAVMYASHNKVDNLIATIDYNGQQIDGPTSKVLSLGSLRTKFEAFDWKVLDVENGNDFEEILNVLDEAKSLTGKGQPICILLKTGMGHGVDYMMGTHAWHGKAPNDEQLATALYQLEETLGDY; encoded by the coding sequence ATGTCACACGATATTTCAAAACTCCAACATATCGCTTCTCAGGTCAGAAGGGATATTGTAAGAATGGTTCACGCTTGCCAATCTGGTCATCCTGGTGGTTCGCTAGGTTGTACGGATTTTCTGGTTGCGCTTTATTTTGACGTGATGAAAAGAAAAGATGGCTTTGATATGAACGCGAAAGACGAAGATGCATTTTATCTTTCCAATGGTCACATTTCGCCGGTTTTCTACAGCGTTTTGGCGCACGCAGGTTATTTTGAGAAGAGCGAACTGGCCACCTTCAGAAAACTGAATTCCAGATTACAAGGTCATCCAACCACGCACGAAGGTTTGCCTGGAATCCGCATTGCTTCGGGTTCACTTGGCCAAGGTTTATCGGTTGCTATTGGTCATGCAGTTGGAAAAAAATTGGATAAGGATGAGAATCTGATTTTCAGTCTTCACGGCGATGGCGAACTTCAGGAAGGACAGAACTGGGAAGCGGTAATGTACGCGTCTCATAACAAAGTTGACAATTTGATTGCTACCATAGATTACAACGGGCAGCAGATTGATGGACCAACATCGAAAGTTCTTTCTTTAGGTAGTCTCAGAACAAAATTCGAAGCCTTCGACTGGAAAGTTCTGGACGTAGAAAATGGAAATGACTTTGAGGAAATCCTCAATGTTTTGGACGAAGCAAAATCTCTCACAGGAAAGGGACAGCCAATCTGTATTCTGCTAAAAACAGGAATGGGACACGGCGTAGATTATATGATGGGAACACACGCCTGGCACGGAAAAGCGCCAAATGATGAGCAATTGGCAACAGCATTATACCAACTCGAAGAAACTTTGGGCGATTATTAA